CCGCGACGTCGGCGGCACCGGGGTGAGCGCGGCGATGGCGGGTCCTCCTGGCAGGTGACTGGGCGGCTGACTGGGCGCGTGACGGCGCAATCGAACCATGCCGGGGACGGTCACGACACGGCTCGCCCCGGGAGCACGTCGCGGACGAGGCGGTCGAGCAGGTCGGCGTACGACATCCCGGCTGCGGCGAACATCCGCGGCACCTGCGACTGCTCGGTGAAGCCGGGCATGGTGTTGACCTCGTTGAGCACCGGGCCGTCGCCGGTCACGAAGCAGTCGACCCTCGCCACTCCGGCGCAGCCGAGGGCGTCGTAGACCGCGAGGGCGGCCTCCTCGAGGGCGCAACGCTCGGCGTCCGACAGCGCGGCGGGGACGCGGAAGTCGGCACCGCCGGCGTACTTCGCCTCGTAGTCGAACCAACCGTCGACCACGACCTCCAAGGCCGGCGACACCACGCGGGTGCCGTCGGGCCCGCCGAGGACGGCGACGTCGACCTCCCGGCCCGCGACGACGTCCTCGACGAGCACGCGGTCGTCGAGGGCGAGCGCCGCAGCGAGCGCGTCGGCCAGCCGGGACGGGTCGCCGACCAGGCTCACGCCGTGGCTCGAGCCGGCCGCGACGGGCTTGACGACGACCGGGTGGGTCCACGCGTACGACGTGGCGGTGGCCGCGGTGAGCAGCACGCCGGGGGCGGTCGCGATGCCGAGCGCCCCGGCGACGAGCTTGGTCGCCCACTTGTCCATCGCCAGCGCCCCGGCCCCGACGCCGGAGCCGACGTAGGCGACCCCGGCGAGCTCGCAGAGCGCGGCGAGCGAGCCGTCCTCGCCGCGCGGGCCGTGCACCACGGGCAGCACGGCGGCGCAGGACTGCAGCACTGTCACGGCCTCGCCGAGGCCGAGGGCCCGATCGCCGCTGGCCCAGCGCCCGTCGCGTGCGATGGTCAGCCGGACGACGTCGTAGGCCGTCGGGTCGAGGGCGGCGGCGACCGCGGCGGCGGAGGCGAGGGAGACCTCGTGCTCGCAGCTCTGGCCGCCGCCGACGACGGCGACCCGGGTGCGGGCGCCCTGCGAGGTGGCGGGGGTGGTCACGGGATGCTCCTGAGTCGGGGTGAGGAGGAGTGCGCGGCAGGGCCGGCGGGGCGGACGCTGCGGCGCACGCGGGGACCGATCCCGGTGACGATCTCGTGCGGGAGGGTGTCGGCCCAGCGGGCCCAGTCGCCGACGGTCGGCTCGCCGGCGGCGCCGGGGCCCAGCACGGTGGCGGTGTCGCCGGGCTCGGCGTGGTCGTCGCCGAGGTCGACGACGACCTGGTCCATCGAGATCCGCCCGACGACGGGTCGCCGACGCCCGCGCAGCAGCACCTCCGCCCGACCGGAGGCTGCGCGCGGCAGCCCGTCGGCGTAGCCGAGCGGCAGCAGCGCCAGGTGGGTCGCCGCGGGCGCGATCCAGCTGTGCCCGTAGCCGACGCCCGCGCCGGCGCGGACGCGACGGACGCCGACCACCGGCGCGGTGAGGGTCAGCCCCGAGCGCAGGAGGGTGGTGCCGGTGGGGTCGATGCCGACGAGGCCGGCGCCGACGCGGACCGTCGTGTGGTGGCTGCGGACGTCCAGCAGGGTCGCCGCCGTGGCCGCGAGGTGGCGGCGGGCGGGGCGGAGCCCGGCGCCCCGGGCCGTCTCCACCCCCCACGCGAAGCGCCGCCGGCCCAGCGCGTTGCACGCGTCGGCCGGGTCGTCGGCGCAGCCGAGGTGTCCCATCACCCCGACCACGCGGACGAGTCCCGCCCGCTCCGCCCGGCGGGCCGCACGGCACAGGTCGGGCCACGCCGACGGCTCCGCACCGTCGCGGGCCATGCCGGTGTCGAGGTGCAGGTGGATGCGGGCCGAGCGCTGGTGCGGCCCGGACCGCTGGGCGAGGACGACGGCGTCGAGGTGCTCGCGCGAGGGCACGGCGAGCTCGACCTCACCGGCCAGCGCGTCGGCGTACGCGGCGTCGACCGGGTTGAGCCAGCTGAGGACGGGCGCGGTCAGGCCGGCCGTACGCAGGGCGAGCGCCTCCTCGATGCTGGTGACACCGAGCGAGGTCGCCCCGTGCGCCAGCGCCGTGCGGGCCACATCGGCCCCGCCGTGTCCGAAGCCGTCGGCCTTCACCACCGCCATCACCTCGGCCGCGGTGCGCGAGGCGATCAGGCGGGTGTTGGCGGCGACGGCCGACAGGTCGACGTCCAGGGTGGGCGCTGCGCCGGGGACCGCGGTGGGCGCCACGGCCAGCGCGCTCACGCGGCTGCCCCGTCGCCGACGCGGGCCGGGCCGTAGGTCGCGGCACCCGCGCCGGTGACGAGCGCCCAGTAGCGGTCGCCGAAGCTCCAGTGCCACCACTCGGTGGGGTAGTTGACCAGTCCGGCGCCGCCGAGCACGCGCGCCAGCAGGTCGCGGTGCGCGCGGGCGTCGGCCCCGATGCCGGCCGCGGCGAAGTAGCAGGCGCCGTCGGACTGCTCCGGCGTCGCGTCGATGGGCGTGCCGAGGTCGAGGTCGTCGCCGCAGGCGTCGACCAGTGTCAGGTCCACCGCCGCGCCGGCCACGTGCGGCGCGACGTCCACCGGCGCGACGAAGCGGCTGGTGAGCCGCCGCACCTCGTCGGGGCCGGCCTCCGGATGGGCGGCGCGGACCTCCGTGGCGTAGGCGGCGACGATCGAGCGCTGGTCGGCCACCGACCGGTGTCCCTCGACGACCCGGATCGCGATGCCGGGCGGCAGGTCGCGCCGGGCGTGGGCCAGCCGGTCGGCCAAGCCGCGCCTGACCCGCGCCCGGGCCGGCCCGAACGACGCGTCGAGGCGGACCAGGGGCTCACCGGACTCACGCACGGGCACGGCGGCGACACGGGGGTCGGACAGGAGGATCACCATGACGACCACGTTCGCGGTCACGCCGGTCCCCCCGCCTCCACCTGAGGTGCCGGGCTGCTGTCCTCGAGGACCGGGAAGGTCCGGGGCCACCGGTCGACGCGGGCCTCGGCGTGACCGGCGACCGTAGACTCGACGCATGTCCGAGAACGACGACTTCGACGTCGCGGACCCCGGGTCGAGACGCCGCGAGCGCGAGCGCGACGACCGCACGGGGCGCTCGGCCTCCGCCGCCCGGATCGCGCAGCAGTCGACGTGGGTCGACCTGCAGGTGCGCCAGGCGATGGAGCGCGGCGAGTTCGACGACCTGCCGGGCACGGGCAAGCCGATCGAGGACCTCGGCGGCGAGCACGACCCCGACTGGTGGGTCAAGAAGCTCGTCGAGCGCGAGAGCATCGCGCTCCTCCCGCCGGCCCTGGCGCTGCGCAAGGAGGACGCCGGGCTCGACGCACGCCTCGACGCGATCTCGATCGAGCGGGAGGTACGACGTGAGCTCGACGACTTCAACCGCCGCGTCGTGGAGACCCGCCGTCAGCTGCAGGGCGGTCCACCGGTGATCACCGCCGTGCGCGACGTCGACGCGGAGGTCGAGGCGTGGGGTGAGCGCCGGACGTCCCGCATCGAGGCGCAGCGGGCCGCGGCCCGTGCTGCCGCGCCGCCGCCGCGGAAGCGGTCGTGGTGGCGCCGCCGGCGCACCCGCTGACCGTCGTCGCTGGGCCTGCGACCGGGGTCGGAGACCGGCTGGATGCCGCACACGTAGGAGTCGAGGAGGATCCGCGCCCTGCCCGACAGCGAGACATGGGTCATATCGGGCTGCTCCGGCGCAGCGGTAGTTTGCGCCCATGACCCGCCCCGCCAAGGACTTCTTCGCCCCGCTCGCCGTCGGCGCGCCCGCGCCGCCGCGCGAGATCCCCGCCCGGCCGAGCCGCGCAATCCACTTCTTCGACCCGGGCAACGAGAAGATGGCCGCCAAGGTGCCCGGCATGGTCGGCACGGTCGACGTGCTGCTCGGCAACCTCGAGGACGCCGTCAAGGCGGAGAACAAGGAGAAGTCGCGCCGGGGACTGGTCGACATCGCCCGGGCGACCGACTTCGGGCCCACCCAGCTGTGGACGCGGATCAACTCGCTCGACAGCCCCTGGGTGCTCGACGACCTGACCACCCTCGTGCCCGCGATCGGCGACAAGCTCGACGTCATCATGGTGCCGAAGGTCCAGGGCGCCGAGGACATCCACTACGTCGACCGGCTGCTCGCCCAGCTCGAGGCGAAGGCCGGGCTCGACCGCCCGATCCTCGTCCACGCGATCCTCGAGACCGCGCGCGGTGTGGCGAACATCGAGGAGATCTGCGGCGCCAGCCCGCGGATGCAGGGCCTGTCCCTGGGGCCGGCCGACCTCGCCGCCGACCGCCGGATGAAGACCACCCGCGTCGGCGGCGGTCACCCGGGCTACCTCGTGCGCCAGGACGCCCCGCGCGACGCGGACGGCAAGGCGCAGCACGACGCCGAGCGGGCGACGTACCAGCAGGACCTGTGGCACTACACGATCGCCCGGATGGTCGACGCGTGCGCGATGCACGGGATCTACCCCTACTACGGGCCGTTCGGCGACATCGCGGACACGGTCGGCTGCGAGGACCAGTTCCGCAACGCGTTCCTCCTCGGCTGCGTCGGCGCCTGGAGCCTGCACCCGGCGCAGATCGCGATCGCCCACCGCGTCTTCTCCCCCAGCGTCGAGGACGTGGCGCACGCGCGGCGCGTCATCGCCGCGATGGGCGACGGCACCGGGGCGGTGATGATCGACGGCAAGATGGAGGACGACGCCTCGGTGAAGCAGTGCCAGGTCATGGTCGCCCTCGCCGAGGAGCTGGCCGCGATCGACCCGGAGCTGAGGAAGCAGTACGACGCGATCGTGGTCGAGGAGGCCTGAGATGACTGACTTCACCCCCCTGCGCAGCGTCCTCTACATGCCCAGCTCCAACCAGCGGGCGCTCGAGAAGGCGCGGACGATCCCCTGCGACGGCCTGATCCTCGACCTGGAGGACGCCGTCTCGCCCGACGCCAAGGAGTCGGCCCGGGAGGCCGCCGCCGCGGCCGCCGCCAGTGGCGACTACGGCCGGCGCACCGTCACCATCCGCGTCAACGCGATCGGCACCCAGTGGCACGACGCCGACCTCGCCGCGGCCAGCCAGGCCGGACCCGACGCGATCGTCGTCCCCAAGGTGGAGAGCGCCGAGGAGGTGGCCCGGCTGGTGGCCGCGATGGAGAAGGCCGGCGCGCCCGACCACACCCGGCTGTGGGCGATGGTCGAGACGCCCGTCGCGATCCTCGACGCGCTCGCGATCGCCCGGTCCTCCGAGCGCCTCGGCGCCTTCGTGATCGGCACCAACGACCTCGTCAAGGAGCTCTACGCCGAGCACGTCCCCGGCCGCGCCCCGATCCTGCCCAGCCTGCACACGGCGCTGCTGGCCGGACGGGCCGCGGGCATCGCGGTGCTCGACGGCGTCTACAACGACGTCAAGGACGCCGACGGCTTCCTCGCCGAGTGCGAGCAGGGGCGACAGATGGGCTTCGACGGCAAGACGCTCGTCCACCCCGGGCAGGTCGAGGGGGCCAACCGCGCCTTCGCACCCAGCCCCGCGGCCGTCGAGGACGCGCGCGAGCTGATCGCCGCGTTCGAGGCGGGCGCCGGCGCCGGCGTGGTGACCCTCAACGGCCGGATGATCGAGAACCTCCACGTCGAGTCGGCCCGCCGGACGCTGTCGATCCACGAGGCCATCGAGGCGATCGGCACCGAGTGAGGGCGGTCACCACAGGATGGACAGGGTCTTGACATCGCCTCACCCGCAGGGATGAGCGGAATTGTCGAACGTGCTGCGGACCCGCAAGAGTGTCGGCGCCCTGCCCACCGTGGGCCGGCCGCAACACCTAGGAGGCACCCCATGATTGTCCTCGGACTGATCCTTCTCATCCTCGGGCTCCTGCTCCCCCAGAGCATCCTGACCACGCTCGGCATCATCTTGATCGTGGTCGGCCTGGTGCTGAACTTCGTGCCGATCGGCGGCTCCAGCCGACGGGTCTGGTAGCACTCCGCCACCCCGCGAGGACCCCGTACACCCCTGGTGTGCGGGGTCCTGCCGCGTCTCGGGCTGCTCCGCCCGCCCGCTCGTGCGTACGGCGGACGTCGCCCGCGTCCGAACGGGTGGGCTCAGGCGCTCTGGTCGCCGCGACGGAAGCGGTCGTTGAGCCAGGTGCTGGCGGTGCCCATCCAGCCGGCGAGGTCGTGGACCAGGCGGCCGAGGGTGTCCTGGGTCCGTTCGAACGTCGCGGTGTAGCTCGCGGCGGCCTCCTGCGCGGCCGCGCTCACCGACGCGGTGTCGTCGTCGGTGCGGCGCGGGTAGTCGCCAGCGAGGATCGTCGTGTACGCGCCCGAGTCGGTCCAGCGGCGCAGCTCGGTGGCCCGGACGACGGCGAACGGGTGGCTCTGCTGCTGGAGCAGCGAGAGCTTGATGAGCGACTCGCGCACGTCGCCGCCCTCGTCGTACTCCGCTCCCTGCTGGAGGAACGACGTGACGTCGAGCTCCTCCAGGGTGCCGCCGCTGGCGAGCTTCATGTGGGTGCGCAGCGCCGCCGTCGGGTCCTGGCTGGCGAGCAGGCCGGCGCGGTCGGCCGACAGCTCGGCCTTGCGCGACCACTCCAGCAGCCCGACGGTGACCATCCGGATGCCCAACGCGCCGCCGGGGACGGCGTTGAGCAGCCCGCCCAGCCCGAGCAGGCGCACCAGCAGCGTGCGGTAGACCGCGTGTCCGCTGACGGCGTGGCCGAGCTCGTGGCCGATGACGAAGCGGAGCTCGTCGTCGTCGAGGTGGTGCACCAGGCCGGACGACAGCACGATGATCGGCCGGTCCATGCCGACCGTGACGGCGCCGAGCGTCGGGTCGGCCTGGACGTACATCTCCGGCAGGTCGCTGACGTCGAGGCTGCGCCCGACCTCGGCTAGCAGCACGTGCAGCCGGGCGAACTGTCGCTCGTCGACGCGCACCGCGGAGCCCAGCAGCGTCAGCCGCCAGGCCCGCTCGCGGAACACACCCGACATGGTCTTGAGCAGCACGTCGAAGCCCTTGAGCTTGCGCAGGGCGACCAGCGCGCCCCTGTCGGCGGGGTGCTCCCACGCCCGCGAGCTGATGTCCGTGAGCACGACGCGCGCACGCGCCGGCTTCCTCTCCCCCGATGCCATGGAGGGATCCTGACCTACCCGGGCAGGAATGTCATGGGATCCGCGAGGACGCGCGTGCCACGATGCGGCGGTGACCCGTCAGCCGCGCACGATTCACGTCGCCCTCACCGACGGGGAGCGGGTGTGGGTGGACGACGACGGACGGCCGCCGAGCTTCGTCCACGATCCGGAGGCAGGCGGGCCAAGCCCGACGGCCACCGCCAGCCGATTGCTCACCGACGCCGTGCCCGTCGCGCCGGCGGTCGTCCTCGACGAGGTCAACCGCCTGCACGTCGTCCGCGCGCGCAGCGGCGCACCTGAGCGGGGGCACTGGACCGACCCGGACCACCTCGGCGAGGAGGTGCGCGTCCAGGTCGAGCGGGCGGTCCGTGAGCACTGGGGCACGCCGCCCGCACACCGGCCGGACTGGTATCGCCCCGGATGGTCCGACGAGGTCGAGGCCTGGATCGACGCCGCGCTGGTGGACACCGGCCGGTCGCGCACCGGCTCGCTCCAGACCCATCGCGTCTGGAGCATCTCGGCGGTCCACGTCGTCCCGACCGACCGAGGTCCCGTGTGGTTCAAGGCCAGCTGCGCGCACTTCGCGGCCGAGGCGGCCATCGTGGCGACGCTCGCCGCCCACCTCCCACACCTGGTCCCGGAGGTGGTCGCCATCGAGGACAGGAGGTGCTGGGTCCTGACCGAGCCGTTGCGGGGGGTCGACGACGACGGCGCGCCGGCAAAGGCCGCCATGACGCTCGCGCCGCTGTGGGCCGCTGCCCAGATCGCATCGCTGGACTGGCTCGACGAGCTGCGCAGGGCGGGCGCTCCTCGCCGAGGCGCGGAGGAGACGCTGACGGCCTGGCGCGGCGCACTGGCGACCAACCGCGAGCTCGACGCGCTGACCACGGACGAGCGCGGCGCCCTCGTCGAGGCGGTCCCGCTCGTCGAGACGCGGGTGCGCGAGCTCTGGGCCTGCGGCTTCCCCGACACCCTCGCCCACGGCGACCTGCACTCGGGAAACGTCGCCTTCGACGGCTCGGGCGTGCGGGTCTTCGACTGGAGCGACGGCTGCATCACGCACCCCTTCCTCGACGGCACCCACCTCGCGCACTGGCTCACCGAGGCGGACGGGACCCACGCAGAGGACCGGGTGCGCACCGTCCTACTTCCGTGGCGCGACGCGTTCCCCGAGGCCGACTTCGACCGCGCGGTCGAGCTGGCACCCCTGGTCGACCTGGTCTTCCAGACCGTCACGTTCGACCGGCTGGGCGAGGGGATCGAGGCCGGCACCCGCGACTTCGACGGCGCCGTGCTGATGCTGACGCGCAAGCTCCTCGAGTCGGTCACAACCGACGAGTAGCCGTGGGCAGACGACGACCCGACGCGTCGTACGACCACTAGGACACCCTCGTCCCCGCTGGGACACCCGTATCCGGGTGGTTGAGCGGGGACGTGACCGCTCGAGCCGGGGCGGACGCCCCGCACCCCGGCAACCCCGGCACGTCAGCCGAGCATCGGGACCCGAACCCCGCGCTCGTGGGCGACCTCGACGGCGCGGTCGTAGCCCGCGTCGACGTGGCGGATCACGCCCATGCCGGGGTCGTTGGTGAGCACCCGCTCGATCTTCTCGGCCGCGAGCGAGGTGCCGTCGGCGACCGTGACCTGGCCGGCATGGAGCGAGCGGCCGATGCCGACGCCGCCGCCGTGGTGGAAGGACACCCAGGTGGCGCCGGAGGCGGTGTTGACCAGCGCGTTGAGGATCGCCCAGTCGGCGATGGCGTCGGAGCCGTCGAGCATCGCCTCGGTCTCGCGGTAGGGCGAGGCCACCGACCCGCAGTCGAGGTGGTCGCGGCCGATGACGATCGGCGCCTTCAGCTCGCCGCTGGCGACCATCTCGTTGAAGCGCAGGCCGGCCTTCGCCCGGTCGCCGTAGCCCAGCCAGCAGATCCGCGCGGGCAGTCCCTGGAACTGCACGCGCTCGGCCGCCATGTCGAGCCACTTGTGCAGCCGGGCGTACTCCGGCTTCTCGTCGGCGGGGAAGAGCTCCTTGATCGCCCGGTCCGTGGCGTGGATGTCCGCGGGGTCGCCGGACAGCGCGGCCCAGCGGAACGGGCCCTTGCCCTCGCAGAACAGCGGCCGGATGTAGGCGGGCACGAAGCCGGGGAACGCGAAGGCCCGGTCGTAGCCGCCCTTGCGCGCCTCGTCGCGGATCGAGTTGCCGTAGTCGAAGACCTCGGCGCCCGCGTCCTGGAGCTCGACCATCGCCCGCACATGACGCGCCATCGACTCCTGGCTGCGCTTGGTGAACCCGCGCGGGTCGTCGGTGCGCTCGCGCTCCCAGTCGTCGTACGCCGTGCCGGACGGCAGGTAGTAGAGCGGGTCGTGCGCCGAGGTCTGGTCGGTGACGACGTCGATGCGGACCGAGCCGTCGAGGTGGCGCTCGAGCAGCTCGGGCAGCACGTCGGCGGCGTTGCCGAGCAGCCCGATCGACAGGGCGCGGCGTTCGTCGCGGGCCTCCAGCGCCAGCTCGATCGCGTGGTCGAGGTCGCGCGCCTGGACGTCGAGGTAGCGGGTCTCGAGGCGTCGGTCGATCCGGTGCTGGTCGCACTCGACGCAGATGGCGACGCCGTCGTTCATGGTGACGGCGAGCGGCTGCGCGCCGCCCATCCCGCCGAGGCCGGCGGTGACCGTGATCGTCCCGGCGAGGGTGCCACCGAACCGCTTGTCCGCGATCGCGGCGAACGTCTCGAAGGTCCCTTGGAGGATCCCCTGGGTGCCGATGTAGATCCACGAGCCCGCGGTCATCTGGCCGTACATGGTCAGCCCGAGGTCCTCGAGGCGGCGGAACTCCTCCCAGTCGGCCCAGTCGCCGACGAGGTTGGAGTTGGCGATCAGCACGCGCGGCGCCCACGTGTGCGTACGCATCACGCCGACGGGCTTGCCCGACTGCACCAGCAGCGTCTCGTCGTCCTCGAGGTCGCGCAGGGTCGCGACGATGGCGTCGTACGCCTCCCAGCTGCGCGCGGCCTTGCCCGTGCCGCCGTAGACGACGAGGTCCTCGGGGCGCTCGGCGTTGTCGGGGTCGAGGTTGTTCATCAGCATCCGCAACGGCGCCTCGGTCTGCCACGACTTGGCGCTCAGCTCGGTGCCGGTGGCGGCGTGGATGGGCAGGCGGGGGTTCGTGCTCACGGGATGCTCCTGGGGACTGACGTGCGGGCATGGGCGGGACTACGGTCGGGCGCATGGCGGTCGAGCTGGTCCTCACGCGGTCCGACGGGGACCGTCGTCGTCACGACCTCGACGGCGTCGGGACGATCCGGCGCGGCGGCTGGTGGTCGCGCAGCTGCGAGCTGGTGCCCGTCGAGGGGCCCCCGCTGACCGCCGCCCCGCAGGGCCGGATGGGGAGGGCGGCCGTGGCGACCGACACCGCGGGGGTGACGGTCGGCCGGTTCGCGCAGAAGGGTTTGCTGACCCACGGAGGCGAGCTCGTATGGAGGGACCGCCCGCTGCGGGTGCGCTCCGAGGCGCTGGTCACCACCCGCTACTCGGTCTCCGACGGCGACACCGCCCTGCTCGAGGTGCGGGCCACCGGACGGGGGCGTACGCCGGCCCGGGTGTCGCTGCACCACGAGCGGGTCGACCCCGGGCTGGTGCTGTTCTCGCTGTGGCTGGTCCAGGACTTCATCGCCCAGGACTCCTCCGCCGGCTGACGACCGGACGGTCACGACAGGGCTCCCACCACGGTCTCCGCGGCGGCGAGCACCTCGCCCGACTGCACGAGGTCGACCGTCGCCTCGATCTCGGGCGAGAGGTGGCGATCGGGGCCGGGGCCGGCGATGCCGGCCTCGCGCAGGCGTCGTACGACGGCACCGGTGGCGGGCGACGGCTCGAGGGGCGCGCGGAGGTCGAGGGCGCGGGCCGCGGTGAGCACCTCCACGGCGACGACCCGCGACAGCCCGTCGACGGCGCGACGCAGCTTGCGGGCGGCGTTCCACCCCATCGAGACGTGGTCCTCCTGCATCGCGCTGGAGGGGATGGAGTCGACCGAGGCGGGGACCGCGAGCCGCTTGAGCTCGGAGACGATCGAGGCCTGGGTGTACTGCGCGATCATGTGGCCGCTGTCGACGCCCGGGTCGTCGGCCAGGAACGGTGGCAG
The sequence above is drawn from the Nocardioides sp. zg-1228 genome and encodes:
- a CDS encoding CoA ester lyase, translating into MTDFTPLRSVLYMPSSNQRALEKARTIPCDGLILDLEDAVSPDAKESAREAAAAAAASGDYGRRTVTIRVNAIGTQWHDADLAAASQAGPDAIVVPKVESAEEVARLVAAMEKAGAPDHTRLWAMVETPVAILDALAIARSSERLGAFVIGTNDLVKELYAEHVPGRAPILPSLHTALLAGRAAGIAVLDGVYNDVKDADGFLAECEQGRQMGFDGKTLVHPGQVEGANRAFAPSPAAVEDARELIAAFEAGAGAGVVTLNGRMIENLHVESARRTLSIHEAIEAIGTE
- a CDS encoding M15 family metallopeptidase, whose protein sequence is MTANVVVMVILLSDPRVAAVPVRESGEPLVRLDASFGPARARVRRGLADRLAHARRDLPPGIAIRVVEGHRSVADQRSIVAAYATEVRAAHPEAGPDEVRRLTSRFVAPVDVAPHVAGAAVDLTLVDACGDDLDLGTPIDATPEQSDGACYFAAAGIGADARAHRDLLARVLGGAGLVNYPTEWWHWSFGDRYWALVTGAGAATYGPARVGDGAAA
- the alr gene encoding alanine racemase, which translates into the protein MSALAVAPTAVPGAAPTLDVDLSAVAANTRLIASRTAAEVMAVVKADGFGHGGADVARTALAHGATSLGVTSIEEALALRTAGLTAPVLSWLNPVDAAYADALAGEVELAVPSREHLDAVVLAQRSGPHQRSARIHLHLDTGMARDGAEPSAWPDLCRAARRAERAGLVRVVGVMGHLGCADDPADACNALGRRRFAWGVETARGAGLRPARRHLAATAATLLDVRSHHTTVRVGAGLVGIDPTGTTLLRSGLTLTAPVVGVRRVRAGAGVGYGHSWIAPAATHLALLPLGYADGLPRAASGRAEVLLRGRRRPVVGRISMDQVVVDLGDDHAEPGDTATVLGPGAAGEPTVGDWARWADTLPHEIVTGIGPRVRRSVRPAGPAAHSSSPRLRSIP
- a CDS encoding aminoglycoside phosphotransferase family protein gives rise to the protein MTRQPRTIHVALTDGERVWVDDDGRPPSFVHDPEAGGPSPTATASRLLTDAVPVAPAVVLDEVNRLHVVRARSGAPERGHWTDPDHLGEEVRVQVERAVREHWGTPPAHRPDWYRPGWSDEVEAWIDAALVDTGRSRTGSLQTHRVWSISAVHVVPTDRGPVWFKASCAHFAAEAAIVATLAAHLPHLVPEVVAIEDRRCWVLTEPLRGVDDDGAPAKAAMTLAPLWAAAQIASLDWLDELRRAGAPRRGAEETLTAWRGALATNRELDALTTDERGALVEAVPLVETRVRELWACGFPDTLAHGDLHSGNVAFDGSGVRVFDWSDGCITHPFLDGTHLAHWLTEADGTHAEDRVRTVLLPWRDAFPEADFDRAVELAPLVDLVFQTVTFDRLGEGIEAGTRDFDGAVLMLTRKLLESVTTDE
- a CDS encoding CoA ester lyase, giving the protein MTRPAKDFFAPLAVGAPAPPREIPARPSRAIHFFDPGNEKMAAKVPGMVGTVDVLLGNLEDAVKAENKEKSRRGLVDIARATDFGPTQLWTRINSLDSPWVLDDLTTLVPAIGDKLDVIMVPKVQGAEDIHYVDRLLAQLEAKAGLDRPILVHAILETARGVANIEEICGASPRMQGLSLGPADLAADRRMKTTRVGGGHPGYLVRQDAPRDADGKAQHDAERATYQQDLWHYTIARMVDACAMHGIYPYYGPFGDIADTVGCEDQFRNAFLLGCVGAWSLHPAQIAIAHRVFSPSVEDVAHARRVIAAMGDGTGAVMIDGKMEDDASVKQCQVMVALAEELAAIDPELRKQYDAIVVEEA
- a CDS encoding DUF1992 domain-containing protein; this translates as MSENDDFDVADPGSRRRERERDDRTGRSASAARIAQQSTWVDLQVRQAMERGEFDDLPGTGKPIEDLGGEHDPDWWVKKLVERESIALLPPALALRKEDAGLDARLDAISIEREVRRELDDFNRRVVETRRQLQGGPPVITAVRDVDAEVEAWGERRTSRIEAQRAAARAAAPPPRKRSWWRRRRTR
- a CDS encoding M48 family metallopeptidase encodes the protein MASGERKPARARVVLTDISSRAWEHPADRGALVALRKLKGFDVLLKTMSGVFRERAWRLTLLGSAVRVDERQFARLHVLLAEVGRSLDVSDLPEMYVQADPTLGAVTVGMDRPIIVLSSGLVHHLDDDELRFVIGHELGHAVSGHAVYRTLLVRLLGLGGLLNAVPGGALGIRMVTVGLLEWSRKAELSADRAGLLASQDPTAALRTHMKLASGGTLEELDVTSFLQQGAEYDEGGDVRESLIKLSLLQQQSHPFAVVRATELRRWTDSGAYTTILAGDYPRRTDDDTASVSAAAQEAAASYTATFERTQDTLGRLVHDLAGWMGTASTWLNDRFRRGDQSA
- the hutU gene encoding urocanate hydratase is translated as MSTNPRLPIHAATGTELSAKSWQTEAPLRMLMNNLDPDNAERPEDLVVYGGTGKAARSWEAYDAIVATLRDLEDDETLLVQSGKPVGVMRTHTWAPRVLIANSNLVGDWADWEEFRRLEDLGLTMYGQMTAGSWIYIGTQGILQGTFETFAAIADKRFGGTLAGTITVTAGLGGMGGAQPLAVTMNDGVAICVECDQHRIDRRLETRYLDVQARDLDHAIELALEARDERRALSIGLLGNAADVLPELLERHLDGSVRIDVVTDQTSAHDPLYYLPSGTAYDDWERERTDDPRGFTKRSQESMARHVRAMVELQDAGAEVFDYGNSIRDEARKGGYDRAFAFPGFVPAYIRPLFCEGKGPFRWAALSGDPADIHATDRAIKELFPADEKPEYARLHKWLDMAAERVQFQGLPARICWLGYGDRAKAGLRFNEMVASGELKAPIVIGRDHLDCGSVASPYRETEAMLDGSDAIADWAILNALVNTASGATWVSFHHGGGVGIGRSLHAGQVTVADGTSLAAEKIERVLTNDPGMGVIRHVDAGYDRAVEVAHERGVRVPMLG
- a CDS encoding D-alanine--D-alanine ligase — protein: MTTPATSQGARTRVAVVGGGQSCEHEVSLASAAAVAAALDPTAYDVVRLTIARDGRWASGDRALGLGEAVTVLQSCAAVLPVVHGPRGEDGSLAALCELAGVAYVGSGVGAGALAMDKWATKLVAGALGIATAPGVLLTAATATSYAWTHPVVVKPVAAGSSHGVSLVGDPSRLADALAAALALDDRVLVEDVVAGREVDVAVLGGPDGTRVVSPALEVVVDGWFDYEAKYAGGADFRVPAALSDAERCALEEAALAVYDALGCAGVARVDCFVTGDGPVLNEVNTMPGFTEQSQVPRMFAAAGMSYADLLDRLVRDVLPGRAVS